A DNA window from Brassica napus cultivar Da-Ae chromosome A4, Da-Ae, whole genome shotgun sequence contains the following coding sequences:
- the LOC106449497 gene encoding alkane hydroxylase MAH1-like produces the protein MASIDLFEASISLFCFVIFYYFFIKKNFGYLLIKKTLQSYAWNWPVLGMVPALFVWHNGIDDIIWFIEKKNLTFLFKGPWFTRMDALITVDPANIHHIFSSNFSNYIKGSDFNEIFDVFGDAIFNTDSELWKNQRMSIQAMLSHQDFQNFSMSITTSKLKDVLLPLFNRYSEEGTIVDLQDVFRRFTFDTALVTITGSDPQSLSFEMPDVEFAKAFDNAGDAILIRHIMPKFLRKLQNRMELGQEKTLIEAGATFDRICAKYISAKREEIRSQGFDHDHDHSNGESEDLLTSHIKLDTSKYELLKPNDDKFLRDTILTFIAAGRDTISTALTWFFGLLLKHPYVEAKIHQEINTNLPKSTSSQERPWSDIDRKAYLNKLVYLHGALCEAMRLYPPVPFQRKSPIKSDVLPSGHKVDANSIIIIPIYVLGRMRSVWGDDALEFKPERWISETGGLRHEPSFKFLAFNCGPRTCPGKHLALTAMKAIIVEILQNYDVKLIEGQKIEPKPRLVLQMNHGLRVTLTKKCSA, from the coding sequence ATGGCTTCTATCGACTTATTTGAAGCATCCATATCTCTTTTTTGCTTTGTCATCTTCTATTACTTCTTCATCAAGAAAAATTTTGGTTACTTGCTTATCAAGAAGACCCTTCAAAGCTACGCTTGGAACTGGCCTGTTCTTGGGATGGTTCCAGCTTTGTTCGTGTGGCACAATGGGATCGATGATATCATCTGGTTCATTGAGAAGAAGAATTTGACATTTCTATTCAAGGGTCCATGGTTCACTAGAATGGATGCGTTGATCACCGTTGATCCAGCAAATATACATCATATATTTAGCTCAAATTTCTCCAATTACATCAAAGGATCGGATTTCAACGAGATATTTGATGTTTTCGGAGACGCGATTTTCAACACCGACTCAGAGCTATGGAAGAATCAAAGAATGTCCATTCAGGCCATGCTCAGCCATCAAGATTTTCAAAACTTTTCAATGAGTATCACTACAAGTAAACTCAAGGACGTGCTTCTTCCTCTTTTCAATCGCTATTCAGAGGAAGGGACAATCGTGGACTTGCAGGATGTGTTCCGGAGATTCACGTTCGATACAGCCCTGGTTACAATCACCGGGTCTGATCCTCAATCTCTCTCCTTTGAAATGCCAGACGTTGAGTTTGCAAAAGCCTTCGACAATGCCGGGGATGCCATTTTGATTAGGCATATCATGCCGAAATTCTTACGGAAGTTGCAAAACCGGATGGAATTGGGACAAGAGAAGACGTTGATAGAAGCGGGTGCCACTTTTGATCGAATCTGCGCGAAATATATATCTgcaaagagagaagagataAGATCACAAGGATTTGATCATGATCATGATCATTCAAATGGAGAAAGTGAAGATCTTTTGACATCTCACATAAAGCTAGATACAAGCAAGTATGAGCTCTTGAAACCAAACGATGATAAGTTCCTTAGAGACACCATTTTAACTTTCATTGCCGCAGGGAGGGATACCATTTCCACTGCTCTCACTTGGTTTTTCGGGCTCCTCCTAAAACACCCTTACGTGGAAGCCAAGATTCACCAAGAGATCAACACAAATTTACCAAAATCCACAAGTAGTCAAGAGAGGCCATGGTCGGATATCGATCGCAAAGCTTATCTGAACAAGTTGGTGTATCTACATGGGGCGTTGTGTGAAGCAATGAGGCTCTATCCACCAGTTCCGTTCCAGCGCAAATCTCCTATAAAATCAGATGTACTTCCAAGTGGGCACAAAGTCGATGCAAACTCTATCATTATCATCCCTATCTATGTGTTAGGGAGGATGAGATCTGTATGGGGAGATGACGCATTGGAATTCAAGCCGGAGAGATGGATTTCAGAGACAGGAGGGTTGAGACATGAGCCGTCCTTCAAGTTCTTAGCGTTTAACTGTGGCCCAAGAACTTGTCCTGGTAAGCATTTAGCTTTGACTGCAATGAAGGCCATAATTGTAGAGATATTACAAAACTATGATGTTAAGCTCATCGAAGGACAGAAGATTGAGCCAAAGCCTAGACTTGTTCTTCAGATGAATCATGGTCTTCGAGTCACACTTACTAAGAAATGTTCAGCTTGA
- the LOC106445931 gene encoding kanadaptin: MNPPPPRNPARDPGPEPNTKPASQSDESSAPTEVSSMKPPPPRNPNPTDLDATEVAANPDLTVDSKEVSVAADSDNPPRARSAKQSPVPYTIPEWSGPPSHRFQLEVLKEGAIVDRLDVYEKGAYMFGRDVLCDFALEHPSISRFHAVIQYKRSGVAYLFDLGSTHGTLINKNKVDKRVYVDLHVGDVIRFGGSTRLYIFQGPSELMPPERDLQLMREAKLRREMSEREASLRRARQQASMADGVSWGMGEDAIEEEEEDVEEITWQTYTGELTPKQEKTKEKVLKRLEKIGHMKKEIAAIRAKDISQGGLTQGQQTQIARNDQRTAELLEELETLEETLNDSIRESLGAKTGRKPNSKKKGTVEDEEDFSSDEDDFYDRTKKKKPSTQKGTESQTVETVDSLLEKRDKVLKEIEEKNEQLLAEKNKMETETVPEVASGDSLDAYMTGLSSTLVQDKTAQIQQELSTLQSELDRILYLLKVADPSGEEVKKRELKSQEPEIKKSEIPPVEKKKNLPLKPADTDENREKEVGKDVEGSNSKPEVETTASETAEDKKTTVFVPTKPQWLGSSANKDTAEEKKPETVGAAAAASTDSTDDVDGFVDYKDRKTMIEGATGLIIRKRKQEDKSKEEDEKSKEKEKEKQAEVMAQDAVALLLKHSVGHRINEEDEGVGKKEESKQGGGRSRKKKKTDKKVLGPDKPEYLDESTDYDSSWVPPKGQSGDGRTSLNDRLGY, translated from the exons ATGAATCCTCCTCCGCCGCGAAACCCAGCCCGTGATCCCGGGCCTGAACCGAACACTAAACCGGCTTCACAGAGCGATGAATCCTCCGCCCCAACGGAAGTCTCGTCGATGAAACCTCCGCCTCCCAGAAACCCTAACCCAACTGATCTCGACGCAACGGAAGTAGCAGCAAACCCCGATCTAACCGTAGATTCCAAGGAAGTTTCCGTCGCTGCAGACTCGGATAATCCACCCCGTGCTCGATCCGCGAAGCAGAGCCCCGTCCCGTACACTATTCCAGAGTGGAGCGGACCTCCTAGCCATCGATTTCAGCTTGAAGTCCTCAAGGAAGGCGCCATTGTCGACCGTTTAGACGT GTATGAGAAAGGAGCTTACATGTTTGGACGTGACGTCCTCTGTGATTTTGCTCTTGAGCACCCATCGATTTCACGGTTTCATGCAG TTATTCAGTACAAGAGAAGTGGTGTAGCTTATTTATTTGATCTTGGAAGCACTCATGGAACGTTAATTAACAAGAATAAG GTTGACAAAAGGGTTTATGTGGACTTGCATGTTGGTGATGTTATTCGATTTGGCGG TTCGACTCGGCTGTACATTTTCCAAGGACCTTCAGAGTTAATGCCACCA GAGAGAGATTTGCAATTAATGAGAGAAGCAAAGCTGAGACGGGAGATGTCAGAACGGGAAGCTTCACTTCGGCGTGCAAGACAACAAGCATCCATGGCTGATGGTGTTTCATGGGGCATGGGGGAAGATgctattgaagaagaagag GAGGATGTTGAAGAAATCACGTGGCAAACGTATACGGGAGAACTCAcaccaaaacaagaaaaaactaAGGAGAAAGTATTGAAACGGCTGGAGAAG ATTGGCCATATGAAGAAAGAAATAGCTGCTATTCGAGCTAAAGACATTTCTCAGGGTGGATTAACACAAGGACAACAAACACAGATCGCCAGGAATGACCAGAGAACAGCCGAG CTTCTCGAAGAGCTTGAGACCTTGGAGGAGACACTGAATGACAGCATCCGAGAAAGTTTGGGTGCAAAAACAGGGAGAAAACCAAACAGTAAGAAGAAAGGAACTGTAGAAGATGAGGAAGACTTCTCAAG TGATGAAGATGACTTCTATGATCggaccaagaagaagaaaccatcAACACAGAAAGGCACCGAAAGCCAAACTGTGGAAACGGTTGACTCTCTTCTAGAAAAGCGAGACAAAGttttgaaagaaatagaagaaaAGAATGAACAGCTTTTGGCAGAGAAGAATAAGATGGAGACAGAGACTGTCCCAGAGGTTGCTTCGGGAGACTCCCTTGATGCATACATGACCGGGCTGTCTTCAACACTTG TGCAAGACAAAACTGCTCAGATCCAGCAAGAGTTGTCTACTCTTCAGTCAGAATTAGATAGGATATTGTATCTTCTAAAGGTTGCTGATCCAAGCGGAGAAGAGGTTAAGAAAAGGGAGTTGAAGTCACAAGAACCGGAAATTAAGAAATCGGAAATTCCTCCTgtagaaaagaagaagaacctaCCATTAAAACCAGCTGATACTGATgagaatagagagaaagagGTGGGCAAAGATGTAGAGGGCTCCAACAGTAAGCCTGAAGTTGAAACGACAGCAAGTGAAACAGCTGAAGATAAGAAGACCACTGTGTTTGTTCCAACAAAACCCCAATGGCTCGGTTCCTCTGCAAACAAAGACACAGCTGAAGAGAAGAAACCTGAGACTGTAggtgctgctgctgctgcttctaCTGATAGTACAGATGATGTTGATGGGTTTGTTGACTACAAAGATAGAAAGACAATGATCGAAGGTGCAACAGGATTGATAATCAGAAAACGGAAGCAAGAAGACAAgagcaaagaagaagatgaaaagtcaaaggaaaaggaaaaagaaaagcaagCAGAGGTCATGGCACAAGACGCAGTTGCTCTCTTGTTGAAGCATTCTGTAGGGCATCGTAtaaacgaagaagacgaaggagTCGGTAAAAAGGAAGAAAGTAAGCAAGGAGGTGGCCGTagtagaaagaaaaagaagacggATAAAAAAGTACTTGGTCCTGATAAACCAGAATATCTGGATGAAAGCACAGATTATGATTCATCATGGGTACCTCCCAAAG GACAATCTGGTGATGGACGGACGTCTCTGAATGATCGTTTGGGATATTGA